CGTAATTGCCAGCACCCCAATATTTTCACCATAGGAGGTCACGGGTGGTCCACCGACAAAGCCGGCGATAATCGAGGCTGTCCCGTCACCAGCCAATGTATGGTTCAAGCCAGGATCCTTGAAGAAATTCCGCTTAGTCAACTTATTGAGTACCATAATATGGCCCATATGTTCTGACATCGTCACAAAGGCGATTGGTGCCATACTCAGAATCGCGCCCCAATAAATGCCAGGATGATAACTAATAAAAGGCAATTGAAAGGCGGGCATCGCAAACCACTGCGCTTTTTCCACACCAGAAAAGTCAACGATTCCAACTAACACGGCAATGATATACCCACAGACGATTCCCAACAATATCGGTACTAAACTCATAAATCCACGCAAGTACATGTTAAAAATGACGGTCAGTAACATCGTCGCCATCGCGACGCCGAAATATTTAATATCATAACTACTCCCGTTCATCGTTGCGTCCTTAGCTGCCGTCCCTGCGAGTGACAACCCAATTACCATCACAATCGGCCCCACGACGATCGGGGGAAGCGCCTTATCGATCCAGTCAGAACCGATTAAAGTAACTAATAAACTAACTAGCAGGTACACACAGCCCACCGCGACAGTCCCCTGAGCGATGGCCGGATATCCTGCGGTCTTCATCAGAGACTGCATCACAACGATAAATGAAAAGCTCGAGCCCATATACGCCGGAATCTTTCCGCGCGTGATGAGGATATACATTAGCGTCCCAACACCAGAGCTAAACAGCGCAATACCTGGATTTAATCCCACCAGGATTGGCACCAATACCGTGGAACCAAACATCGAGAACAGATGTTGCACCGACAAGCCTAACCAACTACCTAATTTTGGTCGGTCATGAATATCTAACACGACTTCATCATTATGAAACGCCGCTTTCTTTGTCATAACGCACCCCTTTTTATGAATGATTGCAAAAGAAAAGACAGCCCACCACTCAAAGCGGCTAGGCTGTCCGAAATTACGCACAGCTTCCTTGAAAGCGCACGTCCGTTCATCCTTTTCAGCCTCTCTGAGCTAATTTAAAGGAACTGTTTAATTGCAATTAGTCTACTCGTCTCCGAAATAATTGTCAACTCAATGTTTGAACCGAACCAGTAACAGCCCCTAAAAACGATATTAGTTCAAAACATCATAATATTTGTGACAACATTCCTGAAATAATGTGACTTTCTCACCCAACGTTACCGAATATTCGACCAATACAGCGTAATCGCCATCTAAAACACCCTAATTATCCAGTGTCCCCCAACAGTTAATGTCAATAACTACCTATAATATACGCATTGTACAAATTATTATTTGGCATTAACGGTGATTAAAACGTGCTAATTAGATTGTTGTGCGTCAGCCGGTGTGGGTCCTATTCCGACCTCCGGGGCTGGGTGACAATTGCTGGAACGCAGCCGACATCGATTTGAGCTAACGCATAACCCGCGTCATCTCAAATACGAGTCTTATTCTAAGCCGGAAGCAGACCACTTCCAGCTAAGAATAATTTGGCTACTGAGCATTGTCACCCAGCCCCTCCGGTCGGTAAGCCGCTCAAATGGCTGATGAACGGCCACTTAACTTGGTACAATTTGTCGCTGACTATTTTGACACTGGAACTTTAAACAAAGCGTTAGGTGCATTAGCACTTTGTCAAGAGATTAAATTTTACTACACCAATTCAGGATTAGTGAGCTATCTCAATATCATTTTCAGTCTGCCGGTTGATTGACAAAATTACTGGTTGTAAAAAGCAACGACAAATTCATCAAAAGTTAGGTACATCTTCGTCAGCCATTCGAACACTGTCACGACTGGAAGTCGGCTTAGGACGAACCAGCAAAGCATGTTTACGCCCACTTACACCCGTTTCCAGTGGTCCATAGCTGGCTGCTTTTAATCTTAGAAATTAGCACGTTTTAGTCACGATTCATGACTAATGAACTCACAGAATGCGGATGATTATAGCTAAAGTTGTTAATAATTTTGGAAAACAAAAAGGTAGCCCCCCAGACATTGCCTGGCGGTGCTACCTTTTGTCAATGCAACTTACTTCGTACCAAATAACCGGTCGCCCGCATCGCCCAAACCAGGAACGATGTAGCCATCTTCATTTAAATGGTCATCAAGTGCTGCCGTGTAAACGTCGATGTCTGGATGTGCGTCCCGAAGTGCCTTAACACCCTCAGGCGCCGCAACTAAACACATAAACTTAATATTACTTGCGCCGCGCTTTTTCAACATATCCATCGCCATGATGGCTGAACCACCAGTGGCTAACATTGGATCAACGACAAATAATTGCCGTTGTGAAATATCACTTGGTAATTTAACGAAATATTCGACCGGCTTCAAGGTCTTTTCATCCCGATACATCCCAACGTGCCCAACTTTAGCTGCCGGAATCATGTTTAAGAAACCGTCAACCATCCCTAAGCCAGCCCGTAAGATTGGTACAATGGCGACTTTCTTACCTGCCAACGTTTTTTGCGTTGACTTGGCAATCGGTGTTTCAATCTCAATGTCCTTCAACGGCATATCGCGTGATACTTCGTACGCCATCAACGTTGAAATTTCGTTAACCATTTCCCGGAAGACCTTAGTACCACAGTTCTTTTCCCGAATGATCGTCAATTTATGTTGAATGAGCGGATGATCCAAAACCTCAAACTTACCCATGTTGCTACGCACACTCCTTAGTGATTTCTTTCTATTGTAGCTAATTTAGAGAGAAAAAACCAGACCTGATATAAATTACTTAATCAACATCGATCGGGTGCTTCGCTGTTAAAGCCATTGCTTGCTGTTTAACGTCATCTAGATTTGCTTGATCTGTCGGTGCTTGTAACGCTTGCAAAATCAATTCAGCGACCTTAGTTGCATCAGCTTCGTCAAAACCACGGGTCGTAATCGCAGGTGTTCCCAACCGAATACCAGAGGTCTTGAAAGCCCCTAACGTCTCATTCGGAATCGCTTCTTTGTTGACCGTAATATAAACCGTATCTAACAGATCTTGTACTTGGCGACCGTTCAAACCAGACTTAGTGACATCAATCGTCATTAAATGATTGTCCGTGCCACCAGAAATAACCCGAACCAAGTCAGAGTCATTGAAGACCTTCGCCATTGCCTTGGCATTATCAATGATATGTTGGGCATAAACCTTAAACTCAGGCTGTAAGTCTTCGCCCAAAGCAATCGCTTTACCCGCAATTACGTGATCCAACGGCCCACCCTGATTGCCAGGGAAAACGGCTGAGTTGATCTTCTTGCCATACTTTTCTTTCGCTAAAATCATACCGCCACGGGGCCCCCGTAACGTTTTGTGCGTCGTTGTCGTAACCACATCAGCATATGGCACTGGATTAGGATGTAGCCCGGCCGCAACTAAGCCGGCAATATGAGCCATATCAACCATCAATAAGGCCCCAACTTGATCTGCAATCTCGCGAAACTTCTTGAAATCAATCAATCGACTATAAGCAGAAGCCCCCGCAACGATTAACTTTGGTTGAAAATCTTGTGCTTGTGCAAGAATTGCATCATAGTTTAATTCTTCGGTTTCAGGATCGAGCCCATAACCTTGAAA
This Lactiplantibacillus plantarum DNA region includes the following protein-coding sequences:
- the glyA gene encoding serine hydroxymethyltransferase, yielding MNYQEQDPEVWAAISKEQARQQHNIELIASENIVSKGVRAAQGSVLTNKYSEGYPGHRFYGGNEYIDQVETLAIERAKKLFGAEYANVQPHSGSQANAAAYMALIQPGDRVMGMSLDAGGHLTHGSSVNFSGKLYDFQGYGLDPETEELNYDAILAQAQDFQPKLIVAGASAYSRLIDFKKFREIADQVGALLMVDMAHIAGLVAAGLHPNPVPYADVVTTTTHKTLRGPRGGMILAKEKYGKKINSAVFPGNQGGPLDHVIAGKAIALGEDLQPEFKVYAQHIIDNAKAMAKVFNDSDLVRVISGGTDNHLMTIDVTKSGLNGRQVQDLLDTVYITVNKEAIPNETLGAFKTSGIRLGTPAITTRGFDEADATKVAELILQALQAPTDQANLDDVKQQAMALTAKHPIDVD
- a CDS encoding uracil-xanthine permease family protein — protein: MTKKAAFHNDEVVLDIHDRPKLGSWLGLSVQHLFSMFGSTVLVPILVGLNPGIALFSSGVGTLMYILITRGKIPAYMGSSFSFIVVMQSLMKTAGYPAIAQGTVAVGCVYLLVSLLVTLIGSDWIDKALPPIVVGPIVMVIGLSLAGTAAKDATMNGSSYDIKYFGVAMATMLLTVIFNMYLRGFMSLVPILLGIVCGYIIAVLVGIVDFSGVEKAQWFAMPAFQLPFISYHPGIYWGAILSMAPIAFVTMSEHMGHIMVLNKLTKRNFFKDPGLNHTLAGDGTASIIAGFVGGPPVTSYGENIGVLAITRVHSIYVLGGAAFFAIVFSFVGKLSALIESIPSPVIGGVSFLLFGVIASSGMRILIDNKVDFNQKRNLMIASAILVIGIGNAYLQLGSFQFSGLAVATVLGIVMNLVLPKTAVNEK
- the upp gene encoding uracil phosphoribosyltransferase — encoded protein: MGKFEVLDHPLIQHKLTIIREKNCGTKVFREMVNEISTLMAYEVSRDMPLKDIEIETPIAKSTQKTLAGKKVAIVPILRAGLGMVDGFLNMIPAAKVGHVGMYRDEKTLKPVEYFVKLPSDISQRQLFVVDPMLATGGSAIMAMDMLKKRGASNIKFMCLVAAPEGVKALRDAHPDIDVYTAALDDHLNEDGYIVPGLGDAGDRLFGTK